In Candidatus Chlorohelix allophototropha, one DNA window encodes the following:
- a CDS encoding WD40 repeat domain-containing protein: MNVYKLVPKLLVGIMLSILLIACGDNSPTIPINKTTPSGTPDVAAQATIIAALAATEAAQPTVPIEFSQSNEDEVAPTPTPAPSPSLNGKIPAFSNIAAPISTPSKAISIGQFSGVPGGITAAALSYDRKWLAFSSRYQIWLMEVASGKFQIYYINASDPDERGAASLSWAADGRKLVAGGFHGITNMWRWDSIDNRLRPGAARLRPDASSVNFGEQVEVSFSPDGKYIAGLGNEGTLVIWDSEYYTQLYSFNADYAGFFAWSPDGKLIADEYLKVHQLANGLSYTAAGAVRVTSEKPQGVAWSADGKMLAVTAEDFKMARFEAPTQTSLSVSKLLGKAQYEDSLSIPRDQLKLGKRVAFSPDSKWLATANVPASGRISLWNAITGQFLFEINTGNKPINTLSWGSAGVLIAGGDDGTLRFWQIA; this comes from the coding sequence ATGAATGTATATAAATTAGTACCTAAATTACTAGTTGGCATTATGCTTTCCATACTCTTAATAGCGTGTGGAGATAATTCCCCGACTATTCCTATAAACAAAACTACTCCTTCCGGCACGCCTGATGTAGCCGCGCAAGCTACAATTATTGCTGCCTTAGCCGCGACTGAGGCAGCCCAACCGACTGTGCCAATTGAGTTCTCCCAGTCAAATGAGGATGAGGTTGCGCCAACCCCTACTCCTGCCCCATCACCATCATTAAACGGGAAAATTCCGGCTTTTAGCAATATAGCTGCGCCGATTTCGACTCCTTCCAAAGCCATCAGTATCGGGCAATTTTCCGGTGTACCGGGTGGTATTACTGCCGCCGCTTTATCGTATGACCGTAAATGGTTGGCATTTTCGAGTCGCTACCAAATATGGCTAATGGAAGTGGCAAGCGGCAAATTCCAGATATATTATATAAACGCCTCTGACCCAGATGAGCGGGGCGCAGCTTCGCTGAGTTGGGCGGCAGACGGGCGTAAGCTTGTGGCAGGCGGGTTTCACGGCATCACCAATATGTGGCGTTGGGATAGTATTGACAATCGCTTGCGTCCGGGCGCAGCCAGATTAAGACCGGATGCCTCATCGGTTAACTTCGGAGAGCAAGTAGAAGTGAGCTTTTCCCCCGATGGTAAATATATCGCCGGATTAGGTAACGAAGGCACACTGGTTATCTGGGATAGCGAATATTACACTCAGTTGTATAGCTTTAACGCCGATTACGCCGGGTTCTTTGCTTGGTCGCCCGATGGCAAGCTAATTGCAGACGAGTATTTAAAAGTGCATCAATTGGCAAACGGGCTTAGTTATACTGCGGCTGGGGCGGTGCGAGTTACAAGCGAAAAACCGCAAGGCGTGGCATGGTCGGCGGATGGCAAAATGCTGGCTGTTACCGCTGAAGATTTCAAAATGGCGCGTTTTGAAGCCCCGACCCAAACCTCTTTGTCGGTTAGCAAATTACTGGGTAAAGCGCAATACGAAGATTCGCTAAGTATTCCGCGTGATCAATTAAAGCTAGGCAAGCGTGTTGCTTTCTCACCCGATTCAAAATGGCTTGCTACCGCCAATGTGCCAGCATCGGGAAGAATCAGTTTATGGAACGCCATAACCGGGCAATTTTTATTCGAGATAAATACCGGCAACAAGCCGATAAATACGCTGTCATGGGGTAGTGCAGGGGTACTAATAGCAGGGGGAGATGATGGCACCTTGCGTTTCTGGCAAATAGCTTAG
- a CDS encoding glutaredoxin family protein codes for MANNSENNQIVMYGTTMCSDCRRTKQFFEANKVSYKWVDLANDPDAVEFVLKHNNGMQSVPTIIFPDGSIMVEPSNKELAEKLAVLV; via the coding sequence TTGGCAAACAACTCTGAAAATAATCAGATCGTAATGTACGGTACTACTATGTGCAGTGATTGCCGTCGTACCAAGCAGTTTTTTGAGGCTAATAAGGTTTCTTACAAGTGGGTTGACCTTGCTAATGACCCGGATGCAGTTGAGTTTGTGCTGAAGCATAACAACGGTATGCAATCCGTACCCACTATCATTTTCCCCGATGGCTCGATAATGGTTGAGCCTTCCAATAAAGAGTTGGCAGAAAAATTGGCAGTACTGGTTTAA
- a CDS encoding PadR family transcriptional regulator, with amino-acid sequence MYELIILSILLGTPAHGYLIAKIVNNVLGPYAKVNSGRLYPLLAKLEEQGAIEAIEPDSTQKESGRQTNAYRITAKGTQLFRRLMLDTSSNPGDYQKIFWLKAAMMDTLNPDERLFLIEHYINYCQSHVLYLKAKCEELKQGLSHNEIPQHRYSIVHAIEHRAEHWQHELEWGVSLKQQELVEQKIGV; translated from the coding sequence ATGTATGAACTAATAATACTCTCAATACTGTTAGGAACCCCGGCACATGGCTACCTGATTGCCAAGATAGTCAATAATGTGTTGGGACCCTACGCCAAAGTAAACAGCGGACGGCTATACCCGCTACTGGCTAAACTAGAAGAACAGGGCGCAATCGAAGCCATCGAGCCGGATTCAACTCAAAAAGAAAGCGGGCGGCAAACCAACGCTTACCGGATAACCGCTAAGGGAACGCAGCTATTCCGACGGTTAATGCTGGATACCTCTTCAAATCCCGGAGATTACCAGAAAATTTTCTGGCTAAAAGCCGCGATGATGGATACCCTTAATCCCGATGAGCGTCTATTTCTGATTGAGCATTACATCAACTATTGCCAGTCGCATGTTCTCTACTTGAAAGCCAAATGTGAGGAACTAAAACAGGGGCTATCCCACAATGAAATCCCTCAGCACCGCTACTCAATTGTACATGCCATTGAACATCGGGCAGAACATTGGCAACACGAATTGGAGTGGGGTGTAAGTTTAAAGCAGCAAGAGTTGGTTGAACAGAAAATCGGGGTCTGA
- the ppsA gene encoding phosphoenolpyruvate synthase, which produces MSFYVLGFQDINKTHLMVVGGKGANLGELSKIEGIHVPDGFCISTEAFKRIIGETSSVNELLNQLSLLKVEDRNKIAELSGEIRRIIEGIAIPQDLNEEITHYLSRFDEKTAYAVRSSATAEDLPHASFAGQQDTYLNIIGKEAILQHISKCWASLFTERAVIYRIQNSFDHRKVYLAVIVQKMVFPQASGILFTADPITSNRKLLSINASFGLGEAIVSGLVNADSYKVRNGKVIDKKISTKKLAIYGLKEGGTETQQIAPEQQKTQTLTDAQILQLARIGRQIEEHFGRPQDIEWCLVDDTFYIVQSRPITTLFPIPEANDQENHVYISVGHQQMMTDPIRPLGLSLWQLTAARPMFKAGGRLFVDITQQLASSDGRNFLVNVLGKSDPLFKDALMTIIAREDFIKLSPDDNKVPSPSKSNKARSSWGFQARIENDPTIVSDLIKRNQTSIEQLKQTIQTKAGADLFDFILEDIPQLKKILFDPQSSGVFMTAMEASAWINEKMNQWLGEKNVADTLSQAVPNNITSEMGLALLDVADVIRPYPEVIDYLQHVKASNFLDELVKFDGGKEAQDAIYAYLSKYGMRCAGEIDITRTRWSEKPSTLVPLILNNIKNFEPNASNRKFEQGRQEALKKEQELLARLQQVPNGKRKARETKRVISLIRNFIGYREYPKYGMVNRYFVYKQALLKQAEQLVQAKVIHEKEDIYYLTFEELHEVVRTNKLDYQIISQRKDEYKLYEKLTPPRVITSDGEIIVGEYKRENLPADALVGLPVSSGVIEGRARVILNMEDADMEDGDILVTSFTDPSWTPLFVSIKGLVTEVGGLMTHGAVIAREYGLPAVVGVENATKLIKDGQRIRVHGTEGYIEIL; this is translated from the coding sequence ATGAGTTTCTATGTGCTTGGTTTTCAGGACATCAACAAAACACACCTCATGGTTGTGGGTGGTAAAGGCGCGAACCTAGGGGAACTTTCCAAGATTGAAGGAATACACGTACCGGATGGCTTTTGTATTTCTACTGAAGCCTTTAAAAGAATCATTGGGGAAACCTCGTCAGTTAACGAATTACTCAATCAGTTATCGCTTCTAAAGGTGGAAGACCGAAATAAAATAGCTGAACTTAGCGGTGAGATTCGCAGAATCATCGAAGGGATAGCTATTCCTCAAGACCTTAATGAAGAAATCACTCACTACCTTTCTAGGTTTGATGAAAAAACTGCCTATGCGGTACGCTCCAGCGCCACCGCAGAAGATTTACCCCATGCCTCTTTTGCTGGTCAACAAGACACCTATTTAAATATCATCGGAAAAGAAGCAATCTTGCAGCATATCAGCAAATGTTGGGCTTCCCTATTTACCGAGCGTGCGGTAATCTACCGAATACAAAACAGCTTTGACCACCGTAAAGTTTATTTAGCCGTTATCGTTCAAAAGATGGTTTTCCCACAGGCTTCTGGGATTTTATTTACCGCTGATCCGATTACTTCTAACCGAAAGCTGCTATCAATCAATGCTAGTTTTGGACTTGGAGAAGCTATAGTCTCTGGTCTGGTTAATGCTGATAGCTATAAAGTACGCAACGGCAAGGTTATTGATAAGAAAATATCTACCAAGAAGCTGGCTATCTATGGACTAAAAGAGGGCGGAACAGAGACACAGCAGATCGCGCCTGAGCAGCAAAAGACTCAAACCCTTACTGACGCACAAATTTTACAGCTAGCACGCATAGGCAGACAAATCGAAGAACATTTTGGTCGCCCACAAGATATCGAATGGTGTTTGGTGGATGATACATTTTATATTGTCCAGAGCCGACCAATCACTACGTTATTCCCCATTCCTGAAGCGAATGATCAAGAAAATCACGTCTATATATCGGTTGGTCACCAACAAATGATGACCGACCCCATCAGACCATTGGGATTATCTTTATGGCAGTTAACCGCTGCCCGACCCATGTTTAAAGCTGGCGGAAGGTTATTTGTTGATATTACACAGCAGTTGGCTTCGTCTGACGGGCGAAACTTTTTGGTAAATGTGCTGGGAAAGTCCGATCCGCTCTTTAAAGATGCACTTATGACCATAATAGCGCGAGAAGATTTTATCAAATTGTCACCAGATGATAATAAAGTACCGAGTCCCAGTAAAAGCAATAAAGCTAGGTCGTCTTGGGGTTTTCAAGCGCGAATCGAAAACGATCCGACAATCGTTTCTGATTTGATCAAGCGTAACCAAACATCAATAGAACAGTTAAAACAAACCATCCAAACGAAAGCAGGAGCGGATTTATTTGATTTTATCCTAGAAGATATCCCGCAATTAAAGAAGATATTATTTGACCCACAAAGTTCGGGGGTGTTTATGACTGCTATGGAAGCTTCAGCCTGGATCAATGAAAAAATGAACCAGTGGTTAGGTGAAAAAAACGTAGCAGATACGCTTTCTCAAGCTGTACCAAACAATATTACTTCGGAAATGGGGCTGGCGTTATTGGATGTCGCCGATGTGATTCGTCCTTATCCAGAAGTAATTGATTATTTACAACATGTAAAAGCTTCTAACTTTTTGGATGAACTGGTTAAGTTTGATGGTGGAAAAGAAGCCCAAGACGCTATCTATGCTTATCTCAGCAAATACGGCATGCGCTGTGCCGGAGAAATCGATATTACGAGAACTCGTTGGAGCGAAAAACCAAGTACACTTGTCCCACTTATTCTTAATAACATTAAAAACTTTGAGCCAAATGCCAGCAATCGGAAATTTGAGCAAGGGCGGCAGGAAGCTTTGAAAAAAGAACAAGAGTTATTAGCCCGATTGCAACAAGTACCGAATGGTAAACGAAAAGCCAGAGAGACAAAACGAGTTATTAGCCTAATCAGGAATTTCATCGGTTATCGTGAATATCCAAAATACGGCATGGTTAATCGCTATTTCGTTTATAAGCAGGCTTTACTGAAACAAGCCGAACAACTCGTACAAGCCAAAGTTATACATGAAAAAGAAGATATCTACTATCTCACTTTTGAAGAACTTCATGAGGTGGTACGCACAAATAAACTGGATTACCAGATCATCAGCCAGCGAAAAGACGAGTACAAGTTATATGAAAAACTAACTCCCCCCCGTGTTATCACATCTGATGGTGAAATCATTGTGGGTGAATACAAACGAGAAAATCTGCCAGCCGACGCACTTGTAGGTCTGCCTGTTTCTTCAGGAGTTATAGAGGGACGCGCACGTGTCATCTTAAACATGGAAGATGCTGACATGGAAGATGGCGATATATTAGTCACCTCCTTTACTGACCCTAGCTGGACACCCTTGTTTGTATCCATAAAAGGACTAGTCACCGAAGTGGGGGGACTGATGACCCATGGAGCAGTTATCGCGCGTGAATATGGCTTACCGGCAGTTGTCGGAGTAGAAAATGCTACCAAACTGATAAAAGATGGGCAACGAATTCGCGTGCATGGCACAGAAGGGTATATCGAAATATTATAA
- a CDS encoding rhodanese-like domain-containing protein — translation MFGTKKLTFEAITPQQGAQRIREGNPLVIDVRESNEYAMGHIAGSKLIPLGQLSSKLDGLGAKDQEIIVVCQSGARSNYAANILSAAGFNKVADLKGGMSNWTWTGLPVQR, via the coding sequence ATGTTTGGCACAAAAAAATTAACATTCGAAGCTATTACGCCACAGCAAGGCGCGCAACGTATCCGTGAGGGCAACCCACTGGTGATTGATGTTCGCGAGTCTAACGAATATGCAATGGGTCACATCGCCGGTTCGAAACTTATCCCACTTGGTCAATTGAGTAGCAAATTGGATGGATTAGGCGCAAAGGATCAGGAAATTATCGTGGTTTGCCAAAGCGGCGCACGAAGTAACTACGCTGCCAATATACTATCGGCTGCCGGTTTTAACAAAGTGGCTGATCTTAAAGGTGGCATGAGCAATTGGACTTGGACTGGGCTTCCGGTGCAAAGATAG
- a CDS encoding LCP family protein gives MKKNPNLQDKNGARKKGLSIWVWIAGSLLIVLLGIGIYGFTRFNSFKDDTFGGRDEVSLLNTTSTSSNLTSGTTTSLTPISAPATVSIVTTLPPTATPEPADPIVQKIRRGEKVSLMILGYGGGGHDGGYLTDTILQVIFDPAKKAVTMVSIPRDLWVFVPYGGTKTGYWGKVNSAFSYIMENNDTKGLSSRYRYNSENFNSRVDAASILTKDIIENITGVPVDYWAVVSFDGFRQFINAIGGVYLNVEKTFDDYEYPRNDDPSIDPGYMHIHFDAGWQTLNGERAIEYSRSRHSLQDGNDFGRSKRQMNVIQAVKDKVTKPDILLKALPIMDALQGKVRTSLSFDRVTALASYFRSSEGSSLTSGVYFVPMVLSNTNYLTDSNSDPSIYYLEPIEGEGNYKAIQEWIRNALLYPELKRENLTLQVQNATGLSKPGVTASTLLKEQGLTVLEPQWATSQLFTQIVDYTNGKGAASLKALRNVFPTVPITQRDIPYKGYTGPDVVIVLGKDYSKDNSFDIITNTDLYSPSIKN, from the coding sequence ATGAAAAAAAATCCTAACTTGCAAGACAAGAATGGTGCCCGCAAGAAAGGTTTGTCTATCTGGGTATGGATAGCAGGTTCTCTCCTAATTGTGTTATTGGGTATCGGTATTTACGGCTTTACTCGTTTTAACAGTTTTAAGGATGATACTTTTGGTGGTCGGGATGAAGTTTCTCTACTGAATACCACATCTACTTCTTCAAATCTCACATCCGGCACAACAACTTCCTTAACCCCTATTTCCGCTCCGGCGACAGTTTCAATAGTAACAACCTTGCCGCCTACTGCTACTCCAGAACCGGCTGACCCTATTGTACAGAAAATAAGGCGGGGCGAAAAAGTAAGTCTTATGATACTTGGCTATGGCGGTGGTGGTCACGATGGCGGCTATCTCACCGATACTATACTTCAGGTGATTTTTGACCCGGCGAAAAAAGCCGTCACAATGGTCAGTATTCCGCGTGATTTGTGGGTTTTCGTACCCTATGGCGGCACAAAAACGGGCTATTGGGGCAAAGTTAACTCAGCTTTTTCCTATATTATGGAAAATAACGATACCAAAGGGCTTTCCAGCCGCTATCGTTATAATTCTGAGAACTTTAATTCACGGGTGGATGCTGCCTCTATTCTCACCAAAGATATTATTGAAAATATTACGGGTGTGCCGGTTGACTACTGGGCAGTAGTGAGTTTTGACGGTTTCAGGCAATTTATAAATGCTATCGGTGGTGTTTATCTAAATGTTGAAAAGACCTTCGATGATTACGAATATCCTCGCAATGATGACCCAAGCATTGACCCCGGTTATATGCATATCCACTTTGATGCTGGTTGGCAAACCTTGAACGGTGAACGCGCGATTGAGTATTCGCGTAGCCGTCACTCTTTGCAGGATGGCAACGATTTTGGACGTAGCAAACGGCAGATGAATGTTATTCAGGCTGTAAAGGATAAAGTTACAAAACCGGATATTTTGCTCAAAGCCTTGCCGATTATGGATGCTTTGCAGGGGAAAGTACGCACCAGCCTTAGTTTTGATCGGGTTACTGCGCTGGCAAGTTATTTCCGTTCTTCGGAAGGCTCTAGCCTGACCAGCGGGGTGTATTTTGTACCGATGGTTCTGAGCAATACGAATTACTTGACCGACTCGAATTCAGACCCAAGTATTTATTACCTAGAGCCGATTGAAGGTGAAGGGAATTACAAGGCGATTCAGGAGTGGATTCGTAATGCACTGCTATATCCTGAGCTTAAACGTGAAAATCTGACCTTACAGGTGCAAAATGCTACCGGTTTATCCAAACCGGGCGTTACTGCTTCAACCCTATTAAAGGAGCAAGGTCTTACCGTTTTGGAACCACAATGGGCTACTTCCCAACTCTTTACGCAGATTGTGGATTATACAAACGGAAAAGGCGCTGCCAGTTTGAAAGCCTTGCGCAATGTCTTTCCGACTGTACCGATAACGCAAAGAGACATTCCTTATAAGGGTTACACCGGACCGGATGTAGTGATAGTGTTGGGCAAAGACTATAGCAAGGATAACAGCTTTGACATCATCACTAACACAGATTTATATTCTCCATCCATAAAAAATTAG
- a CDS encoding tetratricopeptide repeat protein → MYTVVTVDPKIAINTLLKHGLAKARMGDKESARACFEQVYEVEPENEIALFGLAYFASNPFDAKDYLKQLLVKNPENKTARIFYNKVYFRCLELEVILKNSALLNKWTSGSDNDKEALPRLGTYLIKKRYINEEQLVTALKFQKYLTNCSIKEKIGQVFVSLGLISQEKLEEVLTDLKLEFNSRFI, encoded by the coding sequence ATGTATACAGTAGTCACAGTTGACCCGAAAATAGCAATAAACACATTATTAAAACATGGATTAGCCAAAGCGCGAATGGGTGACAAGGAAAGCGCGCGAGCTTGTTTTGAACAGGTGTACGAGGTAGAACCTGAAAATGAAATTGCTTTGTTCGGACTAGCTTACTTTGCTTCCAACCCTTTTGATGCTAAAGATTATCTTAAGCAATTGCTGGTGAAGAACCCAGAAAATAAAACTGCTAGGATATTTTACAATAAAGTTTACTTTCGCTGTCTAGAGCTTGAGGTCATTCTTAAGAATTCAGCGCTTTTAAATAAATGGACGAGTGGTAGTGATAATGATAAAGAAGCTCTTCCGCGCTTAGGTACTTACCTAATAAAAAAGAGATATATAAACGAGGAACAACTTGTTACCGCTCTGAAATTCCAAAAGTATCTGACCAATTGCAGCATTAAAGAAAAGATTGGGCAGGTGTTTGTCTCACTAGGGTTAATCAGCCAAGAGAAGTTGGAAGAGGTACTTACCGACCTAAAGCTTGAGTTTAACAGTCGTTTCATCTGA
- a CDS encoding MFS transporter: MQVENKHKTVTTTEPQNQSVMHFPDGRPINPWLVLVSLVMGLFMALLDGTIVNIAYNAISADLKSDTTTTSWVLNAYNLVFAVLLVTMGRLADQFGRKRVFMSGMVLFTIGSLLCAVAPSIEWLIGFRAVQGIGAAALNPISLAIITIVFPPEKRGAAIGIWGAITGMAMALGPIIGGFLVDNYDWRSIFFVNIPVCIVALFMVWRNVPENRDPNTSSAIDLPGMLLLSSSLLCLVLAIINGNSWGWGSAGIIGFFAVSVLSMTIFIIVELKEKHPIIDFSLFRIRSFVASNFAMFLFGIGIQAGMLMLVLYFITSRGYNELEAAYALLPMPIAGFITSGVFGMFSRKANLRYVAMGGLIVSGVGLLSFFSLDYNSEYIQVIWRGVLVGIGLGTSFMTFSNIVLSEVPHAKAGVGSGVFNTFRQIGFALGVAIMISFFTGQVKDNMIDAKARVVEIVRSDTTIPEVARTMIVQQLGNMGAQGSSMQSGKSQAFDLVTMSKGMPGMEAIQPQLAVLNTKIGNEFNKASVDAFRYTWLLGGIFILIGVIPASFARHIKNANPEATPTAHSGA; encoded by the coding sequence ATGCAGGTTGAAAATAAGCATAAAACTGTAACAACTACCGAACCGCAAAATCAGTCGGTTATGCACTTTCCAGACGGCAGACCAATTAACCCTTGGTTAGTATTGGTTTCACTGGTAATGGGGCTATTTATGGCGTTGCTGGATGGAACAATCGTAAATATCGCTTACAACGCTATCTCTGCTGATCTAAAATCGGATACCACAACTACAAGTTGGGTATTAAATGCCTATAATCTCGTTTTCGCAGTGCTGTTGGTGACAATGGGCAGGCTTGCCGACCAATTCGGACGCAAACGAGTTTTCATGAGCGGTATGGTACTGTTCACAATCGGTTCATTGCTATGCGCGGTTGCGCCCAGCATTGAGTGGCTGATTGGCTTCCGGGCAGTACAAGGCATCGGTGCGGCAGCCTTAAACCCTATAAGCCTCGCTATTATCACCATTGTGTTCCCACCCGAAAAACGTGGTGCAGCTATCGGTATATGGGGAGCAATAACCGGTATGGCGATGGCGTTAGGACCAATTATTGGCGGCTTCTTGGTAGATAATTATGATTGGCGCTCTATATTCTTTGTCAATATCCCGGTGTGTATAGTGGCGCTGTTTATGGTGTGGCGCAATGTACCGGAAAACCGCGACCCCAATACATCCAGTGCAATTGATTTGCCGGGTATGCTTTTGCTCAGCAGCTCTCTACTCTGTTTGGTATTGGCAATCATTAACGGCAATAGCTGGGGGTGGGGTTCAGCCGGGATTATTGGGTTTTTTGCCGTCTCAGTGCTGTCAATGACAATCTTTATCATTGTCGAATTAAAGGAAAAACACCCAATTATTGATTTTAGCCTTTTCAGAATACGCAGCTTCGTTGCCTCCAATTTTGCAATGTTCCTTTTTGGTATCGGTATTCAAGCCGGTATGTTAATGCTGGTGCTATACTTCATCACCTCCAGAGGCTACAACGAGCTTGAAGCCGCCTACGCGCTCTTACCAATGCCGATTGCAGGCTTCATTACCTCCGGCGTATTTGGGATGTTCAGCCGCAAAGCCAACCTGCGATATGTCGCAATGGGAGGGTTAATAGTATCGGGTGTAGGTTTATTGAGCTTCTTTAGCTTGGATTACAACTCGGAATATATTCAAGTTATCTGGCGCGGTGTGCTGGTAGGTATCGGACTTGGAACAAGTTTCATGACCTTCTCAAACATCGTACTATCAGAAGTGCCTCATGCCAAAGCGGGAGTGGGAAGTGGGGTGTTCAATACCTTCCGTCAAATCGGCTTTGCGCTTGGTGTAGCAATTATGATCAGTTTCTTTACCGGACAAGTCAAGGACAACATGATTGACGCAAAGGCAAGAGTAGTAGAAATAGTTCGCAGCGATACCACGATACCGGAAGTTGCACGCACTATGATAGTACAACAACTGGGAAATATGGGTGCACAGGGGTCGAGCATGCAAAGCGGTAAATCCCAAGCCTTTGACTTGGTAACAATGTCGAAAGGAATGCCGGGAATGGAAGCAATACAACCGCAGCTTGCAGTTTTGAACACCAAAATTGGCAATGAGTTCAATAAAGCCAGCGTTGATGCCTTCCGTTATACATGGTTGCTAGGTGGTATCTTTATCCTAATAGGGGTGATACCCGCTTCATTCGCACGCCATATAAAAAATGCGAATCCTGAAGCAACTCCAACAGCGCATTCAGGGGCATAA